The following are encoded together in the Pelosinus sp. IPA-1 genome:
- the jag gene encoding RNA-binding cell elongation regulator Jag/EloR encodes MTSVETTGKTIEEAVRLALSELGVGEDRIEYEVLEAPSKGFLGIIGCKPAKIRASVKPIDPAKVAYDFLENVFVLMNLEVQIERVEQEDSISFNIRGNNLGILIGKHGQTLDALQYLTNLAANRDADSKVRIVLDVEDYRQRRTDTLNRLAARLADTVKRRGEKVVLEPMSPNERKIIHMALQNDHRIITYSEGEEPYRKIVIALKR; translated from the coding sequence ATGACTTCTGTGGAAACTACTGGTAAAACCATTGAAGAGGCGGTACGTCTAGCTTTAAGTGAGCTTGGAGTGGGAGAAGACCGTATTGAGTATGAAGTGTTAGAAGCACCAAGTAAAGGCTTTTTAGGCATTATTGGCTGTAAACCTGCGAAAATCAGAGCATCAGTTAAGCCAATTGATCCTGCAAAAGTTGCATATGATTTCTTGGAAAATGTTTTTGTATTAATGAATTTAGAAGTTCAAATTGAAAGAGTAGAGCAAGAGGATTCTATTAGTTTTAATATTCGTGGTAATAATTTAGGGATATTGATAGGGAAACATGGTCAAACTTTGGATGCACTGCAGTATTTGACGAATTTAGCAGCTAATCGAGACGCAGATAGTAAGGTGCGGATCGTTCTTGATGTCGAAGATTATCGCCAGCGTCGTACAGATACCTTAAATCGTTTGGCTGCTCGCTTAGCAGATACGGTAAAACGACGCGGGGAAAAAGTAGTGCTAGAACCTATGAGTCCGAATGAACGTAAAATTATTCATATGGCCTTACAAAATGATCATCGAATTATCACCTATAGCGAAGGGGAAGAACCTTATCGCAAAATTGTTATTGCATTAAAAAGATAG
- a CDS encoding YidC/Oxa1 family membrane protein insertase, protein MALFDSAIGLLQDILTFFYNMTASLGIPNYGLAIILLTLAIKLILYPLTVKQVKGMKAMQDLQPKMKAMQEKYKGNPEKLNKEMALLYKESGVNPLSGCLPLLVQMPILMGIFYAIRDYHYAQLPSFFWIADLSQHDPLYILPVLSAATTYIQQKQTSSDANQQAKMMMNFMPLFIGYISINFPGGLVLYWVMSNLFQIIQQWWMYRGEAQK, encoded by the coding sequence TTGGCTTTATTCGATTCAGCTATCGGACTGTTACAAGATATATTAACCTTTTTCTACAATATGACGGCAAGCTTGGGAATACCAAACTATGGTCTAGCGATAATTTTATTAACCTTGGCCATAAAATTAATTTTATATCCTTTAACTGTAAAACAAGTTAAGGGTATGAAGGCTATGCAAGATTTACAGCCTAAAATGAAAGCAATGCAAGAAAAATATAAAGGTAATCCCGAAAAATTAAATAAAGAAATGGCACTTTTATATAAAGAATCAGGAGTTAATCCCTTATCAGGATGTTTACCTCTTCTCGTTCAAATGCCAATTCTTATGGGAATTTTTTATGCCATTCGTGATTATCATTATGCCCAATTGCCTAGCTTCTTTTGGATAGCTGATTTATCCCAACATGATCCGTTATATATTTTACCGGTTTTATCGGCAGCCACTACTTATATTCAACAAAAACAAACAAGTTCTGATGCGAATCAACAAGCAAAAATGATGATGAATTTTATGCCATTATTTATCGGCTATATCAGTATTAATTTTCCTGGTGGGCTGGTATTGTATTGGGTAATGAGTAATCTTTTCCAAATTATTCAACAGTGGTGGATGTACCGTGGCGAGGCTCAAAAATAA
- the yidD gene encoding membrane protein insertion efficiency factor YidD yields MKKMAILFIKGYRLFISPLKPPTCRFVPTCSEYALQAIEKHGVVRGGLMAVRRILRCHPFHPGGYDPV; encoded by the coding sequence ATGAAAAAAATGGCTATACTGTTTATTAAAGGTTATCGTTTATTTATTTCACCGTTAAAGCCACCTACTTGCCGATTTGTGCCGACTTGTTCAGAATATGCATTGCAGGCAATTGAGAAACATGGGGTTGTGCGTGGAGGATTGATGGCAGTTCGCCGAATTTTGCGTTGTCATCCATTTCATCCTGGTGGTTACGATCCTGTTTAA
- the rnpA gene encoding ribonuclease P protein component, which yields MIYKLSKQGMLHKNKNFQAVYKAGKSYANKMVVLYVLPNRSDVRHVGFAAGKRLGGAVVRNRVKRLLRDSYRLNQFRLINGIDLLLVGRQAAVKSDRMAVAKAFIHLCEKAKILAK from the coding sequence GTGATATATAAGTTATCGAAACAAGGTATGTTACACAAAAATAAAAACTTCCAGGCTGTATATAAAGCTGGCAAATCATATGCGAATAAAATGGTGGTTCTTTATGTTCTACCTAATCGCAGCGATGTGCGCCACGTCGGATTTGCTGCAGGTAAAAGATTGGGAGGAGCGGTAGTGCGCAATCGCGTAAAACGCCTTTTGCGGGACTCTTATCGTTTAAACCAATTTCGCTTAATTAATGGCATTGACTTACTATTAGTTGGCAGACAAGCTGCAGTAAAATCTGACCGGATGGCCGTGGCTAAAGCTTTTATTCATTTGTGTGAGAAGGCAAAAATATTGGCTAAGTAG
- the rpmH gene encoding 50S ribosomal protein L34: MKRTYQPNNLWRKRTHGFRERMKTRGGQLVLKRRRARGRKIISA, from the coding sequence ATGAAACGTACTTATCAACCAAACAATTTATGGAGAAAAAGAACACATGGCTTTCGTGAGCGTATGAAAACCAGAGGTGGTCAGCTAGTTCTAAAAAGAAGACGTGCTAGAGGCAGAAAGATAATCTCTGCATAG
- the dnaA gene encoding chromosomal replication initiator protein DnaA: MDDTLQATIVWEQVLKKLEQELSNLMIDTWLKPTIPLKITDTTLEIGTPKQIIKEWLESRYLPIISSTVQYITNKPLTVIFVNLDMDDEVTVNPTAKETVPPVQPIVSSSEVVEDLDKKADQVQTTLSTSKQPHIYKPSSESDQNFSLTLNPAEESMAVLNPKYIFETFVIGNSNRLAHAASLAVAEAPANAYNPFFVYGGVGLGKTHLMHAIGHRILKNHPHLKLLYISSEKFTNELINSIRDGNPESFRQKYRNIDVLLVDDIQFLAKKEHTQEEFFHTFNTLHEANKQIIMSSDRPPREIQTLEDRLRSRFEMGLITDIQPPDLETRIAILRKKALMEHLNVSNDVMVYIASRIDNNIRELEGALIRVMAYASLTNQNIDIDLATEALKDIFPHGKPKQITVELIQETIASYFKLKIDELLAKKRTRNVAYPRQIAMYLSRELTETSLPRLGEMFGGRDHTTVIHAYDKISRERNADIKLSNTIKELIKRIENT, from the coding sequence ATGGACGACACCCTACAAGCCACAATCGTATGGGAGCAGGTATTAAAAAAATTAGAGCAAGAATTATCAAATCTAATGATTGATACTTGGTTAAAACCGACGATCCCCTTAAAAATTACGGATACGACTTTAGAAATTGGAACACCTAAACAAATTATTAAAGAGTGGCTCGAATCTAGGTATCTTCCTATTATTTCATCAACGGTCCAATACATTACGAATAAGCCTTTAACTGTTATTTTTGTTAATTTGGATATGGATGATGAAGTAACTGTGAATCCTACCGCTAAAGAAACCGTCCCACCAGTACAACCAATCGTCTCTTCCTCAGAAGTTGTTGAGGACCTTGATAAGAAAGCTGACCAGGTACAAACCACCCTATCTACCTCTAAACAGCCTCATATCTATAAACCTTCCTCTGAATCAGATCAAAATTTTTCTTTAACCTTGAATCCTGCAGAAGAATCTATGGCCGTTTTAAATCCTAAATACATTTTTGAAACCTTTGTTATCGGCAATTCAAATCGTTTAGCTCATGCAGCATCATTAGCTGTTGCCGAAGCGCCAGCTAATGCTTATAATCCTTTTTTTGTTTATGGTGGTGTTGGTCTTGGTAAAACACATCTTATGCACGCGATTGGCCACCGTATTCTGAAAAATCATCCTCATCTTAAATTACTATATATTTCTAGTGAGAAGTTTACAAATGAACTAATTAATTCAATTCGAGATGGGAATCCAGAAAGTTTTCGTCAAAAATATCGTAATATTGATGTGCTCTTAGTTGACGATATTCAATTCTTAGCAAAAAAAGAACATACGCAAGAAGAATTTTTCCATACATTTAACACACTTCATGAGGCTAATAAACAAATTATCATGTCTAGTGATAGGCCTCCTCGTGAAATTCAAACATTAGAAGATCGGTTACGTTCTCGCTTTGAAATGGGCCTGATTACAGATATTCAACCTCCTGACTTGGAAACACGGATTGCTATTTTACGTAAAAAAGCACTTATGGAACATCTAAATGTATCCAATGATGTCATGGTATATATCGCCAGCCGTATTGATAATAATATACGAGAACTAGAAGGCGCTCTTATCAGAGTAATGGCTTATGCTTCCTTAACTAACCAAAACATTGATATTGATTTAGCAACAGAAGCATTAAAAGATATCTTCCCTCATGGTAAGCCAAAGCAGATTACGGTTGAACTCATACAAGAGACAATTGCTTCTTACTTTAAGCTTAAAATTGATGAGCTATTAGCTAAAAAGCGTACTCGTAATGTAGCCTACCCAAGGCAAATTGCTATGTATCTGTCGAGAGAATTAACCGAAACCTCTCTCCCTCGTTTAGGAGAAATGTTTGGTGGTCGTGATCATACAACAGTTATTCATGCCTATGACAAAATTAGCCGTGAACGAAATGCGGATATTAAATTAAGTAATACCATCAAAGAATTAATTAAACGCATTGAAAACACTTGA
- the dnaN gene encoding DNA polymerase III subunit beta has translation MKISCTKDQLNHAVQTVQKAIATKTPMPILTGIYLTAFDNKIELQATNYEIGISCTIDAIVEEPGNIVISGRYFQELVRKLPGDTIEIASNLEDRTIQITSNQAQFNLLSLPAEEFPVLKKPTSDTIITVKDNILRELIKKTVFACANDESRPIFTGALLEINQHEINMVATNTHRLAIKKDHIGHNTDNVKMIIPAKILNELARIMISDIPMDVTIYYQKNQVSFGFDNVYIISRLIEGQFPDYNKVIPANFATSITIDTHSFMDAVERVSLLARDGDYNIIKLAFKNDCVIITSNNPDIGKACETVSTIMQGNEVEIAFNAKYVTDILKNINSEKLIFSLNTPLSPASVKPIDDETYNYIITPVRTN, from the coding sequence ATGAAAATATCCTGCACAAAAGATCAGCTTAATCACGCTGTTCAAACGGTACAAAAAGCAATTGCCACAAAAACACCTATGCCAATACTAACAGGAATCTATTTAACTGCTTTTGACAATAAAATCGAATTACAAGCAACAAACTATGAAATAGGTATAAGTTGTACAATTGATGCAATTGTTGAAGAACCAGGAAACATTGTTATTTCAGGACGTTATTTCCAAGAGTTAGTTAGAAAACTACCTGGCGATACAATTGAAATTGCTTCTAATCTTGAAGATAGAACAATACAAATTACTTCGAATCAAGCACAATTTAATTTATTAAGCTTACCAGCAGAAGAATTTCCTGTATTAAAAAAACCAACAAGTGACACGATTATAACTGTCAAAGATAATATTTTAAGAGAACTTATCAAAAAAACAGTGTTTGCCTGTGCAAATGACGAGTCTCGTCCTATCTTTACAGGTGCATTATTAGAAATTAATCAACATGAAATTAATATGGTTGCGACAAATACTCATCGATTGGCAATAAAAAAAGACCATATTGGTCATAATACAGATAATGTTAAAATGATTATTCCTGCTAAAATTTTAAATGAATTAGCACGTATTATGATTTCAGATATTCCTATGGATGTAACTATTTATTATCAGAAAAACCAAGTTTCCTTTGGCTTTGATAATGTATATATTATTTCTCGGTTAATTGAGGGACAATTTCCCGATTATAATAAGGTCATTCCTGCTAATTTTGCTACAAGCATTACCATTGACACTCATTCCTTTATGGATGCAGTAGAACGTGTCTCCTTATTAGCTAGAGATGGAGATTATAATATTATTAAATTGGCTTTTAAAAATGATTGTGTTATTATTACATCTAATAATCCCGATATTGGTAAGGCATGTGAGACAGTTTCAACAATTATGCAAGGTAATGAAGTAGAAATTGCATTTAATGCCAAATATGTTACTGATATTTTAAAAAATATTAATAGTGAAAAATTAATTTTTTCACTAAATACGCCTCTTAGCCCAGCTAGTGTTAAGCCAATTGATGATGAAACCTATAATTATATTATTACACCTGTGAGGACTAATTAA
- a CDS encoding RNA-binding S4 domain-containing protein: MEEIGITTPTIQLDQFLKWAGIVESGGQVKLFIEDGLVFVNEVQISERRKKLQPGDIVAIKEIGIWKVTAE, translated from the coding sequence ATGGAAGAAATAGGGATAACAACACCTACAATTCAATTAGATCAATTTTTAAAATGGGCTGGTATTGTGGAAAGCGGTGGACAAGTTAAATTATTTATTGAAGACGGATTAGTTTTTGTTAATGAAGTACAAATTAGCGAACGTCGTAAGAAATTGCAGCCTGGTGATATTGTAGCAATTAAAGAAATTGGAATATGGAAAGTAACGGCTGAATAA
- the recF gene encoding DNA replication/repair protein RecF — MKVNKIVLRNYRNYVDLSLDFTQGINIFIGQNAQGKTNILESIYYGAMGRSHRTNVDAELIRWQQENGSITILFSRMNIENSLVIKLSNHQKKEIISNNYGIKPRELIGLLNVVLFSPEDLMLIKGMPAMRRRFLDIEISQANPTYYQQLLKYNRIVTQRNNLLKKIRENKEKHDMLDAWDDQLAVTASKIVTKRLDAVKKLAMLANLMHRKITASKENLTLVYQKHEIQETEMEKLKIEYKNKLLQFRQNDIWRGSTSIGPHKDDLILTVNGVNLRTFGSQGQQRTGVLSLKLAELEFIKSETGEYPILLLDDVMSELDASRREHLLAFIKDRVQTIITATEEKYFPNWEFGKYYHVANGTIVE, encoded by the coding sequence ATGAAAGTAAATAAAATAGTATTACGAAATTACCGAAATTATGTTGATCTTTCGTTAGATTTTACCCAAGGAATTAATATCTTTATTGGTCAAAATGCTCAGGGTAAAACCAATATTCTAGAATCAATTTATTATGGAGCTATGGGACGTTCTCATCGTACAAATGTAGATGCAGAACTTATTCGTTGGCAGCAAGAAAATGGCAGTATCACTATTTTATTTTCCCGAATGAATATTGAAAATAGCTTGGTTATTAAACTAAGTAATCATCAAAAAAAAGAAATAATCTCAAATAATTATGGAATTAAACCACGGGAATTGATTGGTTTACTAAATGTAGTATTATTTTCACCCGAAGATTTAATGCTTATAAAAGGTATGCCTGCTATGCGCAGGCGCTTTTTAGATATAGAAATATCACAAGCAAACCCTACTTATTATCAGCAATTATTAAAGTACAATCGTATTGTTACACAAAGAAATAATTTATTAAAAAAGATTAGGGAAAACAAAGAAAAACACGATATGTTAGATGCATGGGATGATCAATTGGCGGTAACGGCAAGTAAAATTGTAACGAAACGATTAGATGCCGTGAAAAAATTAGCAATGTTAGCTAATTTAATGCATCGGAAAATAACGGCAAGTAAAGAAAATTTAACGCTTGTTTACCAAAAACATGAGATACAAGAAACTGAAATGGAAAAGCTTAAAATTGAATATAAAAACAAACTATTACAATTTAGGCAAAATGATATTTGGCGTGGTAGTACAAGTATAGGTCCCCATAAAGACGATTTAATTCTTACCGTAAATGGTGTTAATTTAAGAACGTTTGGCTCACAAGGTCAGCAGCGGACAGGGGTACTTTCATTAAAGCTGGCAGAATTAGAATTTATTAAGTCTGAGACAGGGGAATATCCTATTTTGTTATTAGACGATGTTATGAGTGAGTTAGATGCTTCTCGTCGTGAGCATTTATTAGCTTTTATAAAAGATCGTGTACAAACAATTATTACCGCTACGGAAGAAAAGTATTTTCCTAATTGGGAATTTGGTAAATACTATCATGTTGCTAATGGCACAATAGTGGAGTGA
- a CDS encoding DUF721 domain-containing protein produces the protein MLKVDNILSHTIKNMGLQRKYNAQSVIYHWKKIVGDDIAANTYPRVVQQGTLMVGVNSSVWSHHLSMMKESIIDKINNYVGEKLIFDIRFQAGYFSNLQNEEDTDINVVAPTKYKLSKVKLDESDIKIMQDTAAYISDKYLKQKILRMMRKNFALNKIKKQHNWHQCASCTVLCPPDEMQCTACTLAKKHTLLYTIINTLKEIPWIRYAELNNHITCTEDEFRQAKYTLTASISRDLQEGDNDKFKIMSFIMLTTGAKIEAVNDAIINKTLEKFRRNK, from the coding sequence ATGCTAAAAGTGGATAATATCCTTTCTCATACGATAAAAAATATGGGGCTTCAACGAAAATACAATGCACAGTCCGTTATTTATCACTGGAAAAAAATAGTTGGTGATGATATTGCCGCAAATACTTATCCACGCGTAGTACAGCAAGGAACATTAATGGTCGGAGTTAATAGTTCTGTTTGGTCTCATCATTTATCGATGATGAAAGAAAGCATTATCGATAAAATTAATAATTATGTTGGTGAGAAACTAATTTTTGATATTCGTTTTCAAGCAGGATATTTTAGCAATTTACAGAATGAAGAAGATACCGATATTAATGTTGTAGCGCCTACAAAATATAAATTAAGTAAAGTTAAATTAGATGAATCTGATATAAAAATTATGCAAGATACTGCTGCTTATATTAGTGATAAGTATTTAAAGCAAAAAATATTGCGTATGATGCGCAAAAATTTTGCTTTAAATAAAATAAAAAAACAGCATAACTGGCACCAGTGTGCCAGTTGTACTGTTTTATGTCCTCCAGATGAAATGCAGTGTACTGCCTGCACACTGGCTAAAAAACACACATTACTCTATACTATTATTAATACATTAAAAGAAATTCCTTGGATACGTTATGCTGAATTAAATAATCATATTACCTGTACAGAAGACGAATTTCGTCAAGCTAAATATACGCTAACAGCTTCCATCAGTAGGGATCTGCAAGAAGGCGATAATGATAAATTTAAAATTATGAGTTTTATAATGCTAACTACTGGAGCAAAAATTGAGGCGGTTAATGATGCAATTATTAATAAAACTTTGGAAAAATTCAGGAGGAATAAGTAA
- a CDS encoding extracellular matrix regulator RemB — protein sequence MFLHLGADMVVPLRDVISITDLKSAQSGINSEFLKKMRDEKRIFDISENDPKSFVITTNKVYLSAISSLTLKKRAGHFQIYENI from the coding sequence ATGTTTTTACATCTAGGAGCTGATATGGTTGTTCCTTTGCGTGATGTTATTTCCATTACTGATTTAAAGTCAGCACAATCAGGTATTAATAGTGAGTTTCTCAAGAAGATGCGAGATGAAAAACGAATTTTTGATATTTCAGAAAATGATCCAAAGAGTTTTGTTATTACTACCAATAAGGTTTATTTATCAGCTATTTCATCATTAACATTGAAAAAGAGAGCTGGTCATTTTCAAATATATGAAAATATTTAA
- the gyrB gene encoding DNA topoisomerase (ATP-hydrolyzing) subunit B produces MSIEDEVIGNGNYGAEQIQVLEGLEAVRKRPGMYIGSTSARGLHHLVYEVVDNSIDEALAGYCDKVDVTICHDNSIIVADNGRGIPVGMHETGKPAVEVVLTVLHAGGKFGGGGYKVSGGLHGVGISVVNALSTYLEVEVKVDGKIHQIRFERGYTARPLSIVGETEETGTKVTFKPDGEIFEELVYSYDTLKQRLRELAFLNKGITINLTDERTETHETFFYEGGISSFVEHLNKNKTVLHPIPIFVTGIRETSIVEIALQYNESYVENIFSFVNNINTQEGGTHLSGFKIALTRTVNDYARKLNILKENDENLSGEDVREGLTAVISLKIEEPQFEGQTKTKLGNSEVRGVVDSIVSDRLSEFFEENPAITKKIIEKSVMSARARDAARKARELTRRKNALEISSLPGKLADCSLKDPMQTEIYLVEGDSAGGSAKQGRDRRFQAILPLRGKILNVEKARLDKILNSEEIRIMITAFGNGIAEDFDLEKSRYGKIIIMTDADVDGAHIRTLLLTFFYRYMKPLIEAGRIYIAQPPLYLIKKGRESWYLYSDDEMDKLLTRIGRDNINVQRYKGLGEMNPEQLWETTMNPEGRTLLQVELGDAMAADEMFCVLMGDKVEPRRKFIEDHAHDVRNLDT; encoded by the coding sequence ATGAGCATTGAGGATGAAGTTATAGGTAATGGTAATTATGGGGCGGAACAAATACAAGTATTAGAAGGGTTAGAGGCTGTTCGTAAGCGTCCAGGAATGTATATAGGTAGTACATCAGCTAGAGGATTACATCATTTAGTATATGAGGTTGTTGATAATAGTATTGATGAGGCTTTAGCTGGGTATTGTGATAAAGTAGATGTTACTATTTGCCATGATAATAGTATTATTGTAGCGGATAATGGACGTGGTATTCCAGTTGGTATGCATGAAACAGGAAAACCTGCTGTAGAAGTAGTTTTAACTGTATTACATGCCGGTGGTAAATTTGGCGGCGGCGGTTATAAAGTTTCTGGCGGTCTTCATGGTGTAGGTATATCTGTAGTAAATGCTCTTAGTACTTATTTAGAAGTAGAAGTAAAAGTAGATGGAAAAATACATCAGATTCGCTTTGAACGTGGTTATACAGCAAGGCCTTTATCTATAGTTGGCGAAACAGAAGAGACAGGAACTAAAGTAACTTTTAAACCTGACGGTGAAATATTTGAGGAACTAGTATATAGTTATGACACTTTAAAGCAACGCTTAAGAGAACTTGCCTTTCTAAATAAAGGAATTACTATAAATTTGACAGATGAACGTACTGAAACTCATGAAACATTTTTCTATGAAGGTGGTATTTCTTCATTTGTTGAACATTTAAACAAAAATAAGACAGTATTGCATCCAATTCCTATTTTTGTAACTGGGATTAGGGAAACTAGTATTGTGGAAATTGCTCTCCAATATAACGAAAGTTATGTAGAGAATATTTTCAGTTTTGTTAATAATATTAATACCCAAGAAGGGGGAACTCATCTTAGTGGCTTTAAAATTGCTTTAACAAGGACTGTTAATGATTATGCCCGCAAATTAAACATATTAAAAGAAAATGACGAAAATTTAAGTGGTGAAGATGTACGAGAAGGTTTAACTGCGGTTATTAGTTTAAAAATTGAAGAGCCACAATTTGAAGGTCAGACAAAAACTAAGTTGGGGAATAGTGAAGTACGTGGTGTTGTTGATAGTATTGTTTCTGATCGATTAAGTGAATTCTTTGAAGAAAATCCAGCGATTACGAAAAAGATAATTGAAAAATCCGTAATGTCTGCAAGAGCTAGAGATGCGGCTCGTAAGGCTAGAGAACTTACAAGAAGAAAAAATGCTTTAGAAATCAGTTCTTTACCTGGTAAATTGGCAGATTGCTCATTAAAAGATCCAATGCAGACTGAAATTTATCTAGTAGAAGGTGATTCAGCAGGCGGCTCGGCCAAACAAGGACGGGATCGTCGCTTTCAAGCTATATTGCCACTACGGGGTAAAATATTGAACGTAGAGAAAGCCCGTTTAGATAAAATTCTAAATAGCGAAGAAATTCGTATTATGATTACTGCTTTTGGTAACGGTATTGCAGAAGATTTTGATTTAGAAAAAAGTCGTTATGGTAAAATTATTATTATGACAGATGCGGACGTAGATGGTGCTCATATTCGTACGTTACTGTTAACCTTCTTTTATCGTTACATGAAGCCTCTAATTGAAGCAGGCCGTATTTACATAGCGCAGCCGCCTTTGTACTTAATTAAAAAAGGTAGGGAAAGCTGGTATTTATACAGTGATGATGAAATGGACAAATTATTAACTCGTATTGGACGAGATAATATTAATGTTCAGCGATATAAAGGTCTTGGTGAAATGAACCCAGAGCAATTATGGGAAACTACAATGAATCCAGAAGGCAGAACCCTTTTACAAGTAGAGCTTGGTGATGCCATGGCCGCAGATGAAATGTTTTGTGTGCTGATGGGGGATAAAGTAGAGCCTAGGCGTAAATTTATCGAAGATCATGCTCATGATGTAAGGAATTTAGATACTTGA
- a CDS encoding DUF3842 family protein — protein MRIAVVDGQGGGMGKFIIEKIRKEFKEQIEILALGTNALATSSMLKAGANEGATGENAIVYNSQEVDLIIGSLSIIMANAMLGELTPKMAEVITNSKARKLLIPIYRGNVDIIGMSADPLPHLVDSLIMQVRQYVRGLEHV, from the coding sequence ATGCGCATTGCAGTGGTTGACGGACAGGGTGGAGGTATGGGAAAGTTTATTATAGAAAAAATAAGAAAAGAGTTTAAAGAACAAATAGAAATCCTTGCTTTAGGGACAAATGCTTTAGCAACTTCGTCTATGTTAAAGGCAGGAGCAAATGAAGGAGCTACGGGCGAGAATGCAATTGTCTATAACAGTCAGGAAGTTGATTTAATTATAGGTTCATTAAGTATTATTATGGCGAATGCCATGCTAGGTGAACTTACACCCAAGATGGCTGAAGTAATAACGAATAGCAAGGCACGTAAATTGTTAATACCTATTTATCGAGGGAATGTTGATATTATAGGAATGTCAGCGGATCCACTTCCTCATTTAGTGGATAGTTTAATAATGCAAGTAAGACAATACGTAAGGGGGTTAGAACATGTGTGA
- a CDS encoding CooT family nickel-binding protein: MCEANVYLLNNDVEELLLERVDKIIPKDGEIYLENIFGHRKTLAARIKELHLVDHRILLERIV; this comes from the coding sequence ATGTGTGAAGCTAACGTGTATTTACTTAATAATGATGTAGAAGAATTATTGCTTGAACGAGTAGACAAAATAATACCTAAAGACGGAGAAATTTATCTTGAAAATATATTTGGGCATCGTAAAACATTGGCTGCGCGAATAAAGGAGCTCCATTTAGTTGATCATAGAATTCTGTTAGAGAGAATAGTATAA
- the cbiM gene encoding cobalt transporter CbiM: MHIPDGYLSPSTCLSISTAMLPVWYKASSVIKKNLDISQVPYMAMGAVFSFLIMMFNIPIPNGTTAHAIGGVMIAIALGPWVAVIGVSVALFIQAIVFGDGGILAFGVNAFNMAFVMPFVGYYIFNVLTKGAEVGSKRYIAAAGVAGYIGLNMAALLAAIEFGIQPLLFTAADGTPLYCPYGLNVTVPAMMMVHLTVAGVVEGIFTAIGIRYITKNSPELVLKG; this comes from the coding sequence ATGCATATACCTGATGGTTATTTAAGTCCTTCTACCTGTTTGTCAATTAGTACTGCTATGTTGCCTGTTTGGTACAAAGCTTCTTCTGTAATTAAAAAGAATTTAGATATATCCCAAGTTCCTTATATGGCGATGGGGGCGGTTTTTTCATTTTTAATTATGATGTTTAATATTCCTATCCCTAATGGAACGACAGCCCATGCAATTGGTGGTGTAATGATTGCAATTGCCTTAGGGCCTTGGGTCGCTGTAATTGGGGTTAGTGTGGCATTATTTATTCAAGCTATTGTTTTTGGTGATGGAGGCATATTGGCATTTGGTGTGAATGCATTTAATATGGCTTTTGTCATGCCTTTTGTAGGATATTATATATTTAACGTACTTACCAAGGGCGCTGAGGTTGGTTCTAAAAGATACATAGCAGCAGCTGGTGTTGCTGGTTACATTGGGCTTAATATGGCAGCACTTCTGGCAGCAATTGAATTTGGTATTCAACCTTTATTATTTACAGCCGCTGATGGAACGCCCCTTTATTGTCCTTATGGTTTAAATGTTACGGTTCCAGCAATGATGATGGTGCATCTTACTGTTGCAGGAGTAGTGGAAGGTATTTTTACTGCTATAGGAATACGATATATAACAAAAAATTCACCTGAATTAGTTCTAAAGGGGTAG